In a genomic window of Candidatus Palauibacter polyketidifaciens:
- the rpsR gene encoding 30S ribosomal protein S18 yields the protein MAFRKACRCCETRIVGVDYKDERALDRYISDRGKILPRRATGSCARHQRAVTVAIKRARYLALLPYIRGYHD from the coding sequence ATGGCCTTTCGAAAGGCGTGCCGGTGCTGTGAGACCCGGATCGTCGGCGTGGACTACAAGGATGAACGCGCGCTGGATCGCTATATCTCGGATCGCGGCAAGATCCTGCCGCGGCGAGCCACGGGGTCGTGCGCACGGCACCAGCGGGCGGTGACGGTGGCGATCAAGCGGGCGAGATATCTCGCGTTACTGCCGTACATCCGCGGCTACCACGACTAG